DNA sequence from the Vicinamibacterales bacterium genome:
CCGTCGGGCGCCGACCGCCTGTTCGTCGGCGACATCACCGCCGTGGACCTCTCGTCCGTGCGGCTGGTCGTCCTCGCCGCGTGCGCCACCGCCGGCCGCAGCGCGGTCCGCGGCGAAGGCAGCGTCGGCGTGGCGTGGGCATTCCTGACCGCCGGCGCCGGATCCGTGATCGCGACGCTGCAGGACGTCGACGACGATGCGGCGCGGCGGTTCTTTCCGGAGGTCCATCGGCGTATCGCGGCGGGGCGCTCGCCGGCGGAGGCGCTGCACGCGGTGCAGCGCGAATGGGCGCAGGGCGGACAGCCGCCGGGGATGTGGGCGAACGTTGCGGTTCTCGGGTCTCTATGAGCAGGAGTTGAGCATGATCACGCGTCGAAAGTTCGTGCAAACGTCGGTCGCCGCATCAGCCGCGGCGCTTGCCGGCTGCTTCGAGGATCCGCCGCCGCCTGCGGCGGGACAGGCCGGCGACGCCGAGCTCCGGCTGTTCTTCGTCGGCGGCACGGTCTTCGTCCAGGACGGCAGCGGCCTCATCGGGCTGCAGTTGAGCGGCAAGGGGCTGTCGCACAACGGCCACCGGCTCGAGCACGCCAGCTATCTGGCAGGAAACACGGCGGAATTCAACGGCGGCACGCCGCTGCCCGCGCTGCGCGGCGCGGCAGCGCAACGTCTGCCGCTGACGGGGTTCAACGCGGTCTGCCTCGTCGGGAAGACGGTCACGGTCACCGGCAAGAACGACAAGGCGACCAACAAGTGCCAGCGGCTGGCCAACTACGGCAGGGTCGCCGCCGGCAAGTGGACGCGGAAAGGAGACTGGGATCCATCGAAGAACCCGGCCATCAACTCGATCTTCAAACTGAAGGACGGCGATCTCACCGACGGGAAAGCCGTGAATCAGACGGCCGAAAAGGTTCAGTGGTGGGTCGGCGGCGATTCGCGGAACAAGAAGGATCTGTCGGACGTCGCGGTGCTCGACGTGAAAGCGCCGACGATCACCATCGCCGGCGCGACCGCCAGCCCCATCGTCGTCGGCCAGGGCAGGAAGCTGTCGCTATTCGTCTTCTCGGGACCGCTCGAGATGCATCCGCAGGGGCACAAGTACAAGACGATCACGCACGCCCTGCTGCTGAAGACCATCTACGACGTGAAGGACACGCCCGACGAGCACATCATGCCGACGACCGAGAGGGAGATCGACGGCGAGCTGGGTGAGCCGATGGACAATCCGTGCGACCGGAAGGTGCGGATCCGCGTGCCGCCGGATTCGGAGTATTGCCCGAACTACGACGAGCTGCCTTGATCTGCTGCGCGCGGCCGGGTCCCGAAACAATCAGGGCCGGCCGCGTCGCGCCGCGCAATGGTGAGACCGCGTGTTCGGAAAATCCTGAGCCGCGGCGATGCGTGCGGCGAGACGCGACCGGCCCCGTAAGTGGTCCGGCGGCAGCTCGATATGTCCCTCCTTGTTGGAGTTCGATGCCACTATGCGCCTCTCGCGCGCGGAGATCAAGCGGACTTTTTGCGCGCCTCTACAGCTTCCACGCAACCCGGCCGTAAATCGTGCGCCCGTTCATGCCGAACGGTGAGTGGCTGGGAAACGTCTGAATGCCGTTGAACGAATTCACGGTGATGTTGCGATCCGGGAAGATGTTGAACAGGTTCTGCGCCCCCACGGCGAGCGTCAGCTCGCGGCCGATGCGATACGACGCTTCCAGATCGGTGAGCCACTTCGGGCTGTAGGTCTGATCGTCGGCCGGACGGGCGGTGAAGCTGCAGAACTCGCCGAACCGCGAGAACATGGCGTTCACCCCCCACCGATCGAGGCGCCAGTCGGCGTTGGCGCGGACGCTGTCGCGCGGCTGGCCGCACTCGATCCGCCGCCGCTCGATGCGATCGAACAGCACCTGATCGAAGCCGGCGAGCTGCGGCGGCGTGGCGACGCTGCCGACGATCTCCGTCCTGGTGTGATTGAAGCCCCCCTGCAGCCGCAGCGCCCCCGCGGTCCCCAGCGCCACGCGATACGCCGCCGTGAGGTCGACGCCGTTGGTGCGGGTGTCGATCGCATTGGTGAAGAAGCGCCCGCTGTTGGCGCCGAACGGCGCCAGCAGCGCGTCGATCCGCGGGTCGTTGGTGAAATTGCCGGAAAGGACGATGCGGTCGTCGATCGCGACGCGATAGAAGTCGAGCGTGATGTCGAGTCCGGGGATCGGCGAGACCACGGCGCCGCCGCTGACGTGCGTGGACTGCTCCGGCTTGAGGTCCGCCGCGCCGAGCGCACGCGCCGGTGCGGAGGTCACCGGCAGGGTCAGCGATTCGACCGGCACCAGCCCCTGTCCGAGATTGACGAAGTTGGTCGCGGTGGACGAGAAGAACGACTGGCCGAGCGACGGCGCGCGGAAGCCGCTGCTCACGCTGCCGCGGACGACGAAGCGGCGATCGATCTCGAGGCGCGCGCTGACCTTGCCGTCGACGGTGCCGCCGAAGTCGCTGTAATGCTCGGTGCGTCCGGCGAATCCCAGCCGCAGCCGGTTGACGACCTCCCCTTCGACGTCGACGTAGGCCGCCTGGCTGTGCCGTGATTCGTTCACTTCGTTCGACGGACGGAAGCCCGGGAACACCTGCGCGCCGATCGCGGCGATGCCGCCGGCGCGGTTGCGCACGCCGCCGTTGTTGTAGGAATTGGGCTCGCCGGCCTCGATTTCATACTGCTCGCGGCGCACTTCGGCGCCGAACGCGACGTTGAGCGGGCCGGCGAGGCTGCCCACCTTGAATCCGCGGCTGATGTCGACGTTGCCGACCACCTGTCCGAGCCGCAGCGTGCCGGCATCGAACTCGGTCTGGTTCGGCGGGATCGCCGGCCCGAGCGACACGTTCAGCGAGTTGCCGATGGTGAACTCGAAGCTGTTGCGCCCGAACGACCCGCTGGCATCCCACGCCCAGTTGTTCCACGCGCCGCGCACCCCTCCGGCGACCGACGCGTCGATCACCGTCGGCCGGATCTCCGGCAGGAAGCCGAGCGGATAGATCTGCGGCCAGTTGCGGACGTCGTTGGCCCGGCGATAGAAGCCGGCGCTGTTGGCCTCGCGGCGGCTGAACCCGCCGAACGCGTAGAAGAACCGCGTCTGCCGCCCGTTGAGCGGCACCTGGGCGTTGACGAACGTCATCGTGTCGCGGGTGTCCGGATCCCCCCAGCGATGGTTCGGCTGGGGCACGCTGTTGTTGCCGGCGTCGCCGGCGACCACCTGGTCGCGCGGATCGAACGACGCGCGGTTGGTGCGATTGTGCCGGCGGTACTCCGCCGCGATCGTCAGGCTGCCCTGGCCGAGGCGCAGCCCCCACGATCCGCCGGCGTCGAACAGCTCGCCGTCCGAGAAGTCGATGGTCGATCCCTCCTGACAGCTGGTCCCGCCCGCGTTGCAGCTGTTGCCGACGAAGCTGCCCGTCGACAGCCCGAACTTGCTCGTGACTTCAGGCGCCGATACCCCGCCCTTGAGGACGATGTTGATCACGCCGGCGATCGCGTCCGACCCGTACTGCGCCGCGGCGCCGTCGCGCAGCACTTCGATCCGCTCGATCGCCGACACCGGAATGGCGTTGAGATCGACACCCGTCGATCCCCGCCCGATGCTGCCGTTCAGGTGCACCAGCGCGCTCTGATGGCGCCGCTTGCCGTTCACCAGCACCAGCACCTGATCGGGACCGAGGCCGCGCAGCGTCGCCGGGCGGACGGTATCGGTGCCGTCGGTGATCGTCGGCCTCGGGAAGTTGAAGGACGGCGCGATCGCCTGGATCACCTGCGCGGTTTCCGCATACCCGGTGGACGCGATCTGCTCGGAGGTGATCACGTCGACGGGCACCGCCTTGTGCGCCTCGGCGCCGATCACGCGCGAGCCGACGGTGATCGATTCCTCGAACCCGAGACTCAACGCCACGTCCTGCGTCGTCGCCGCCGCCGCCGTGTTCAGCGTGACGTCGATGATCCGCGACGGCAGGCCGAGCGCGTCAATCTTGATCTGCACCTTGCCGGCGCGGACGAACGCGGGCGGCAGCTCGATCGTGTAGCGGCCGTCGTTGCCGGTGGTGACGGTGACATCGGAGCCGACCAGGGCCACCGCCGCGCCCGGCACGGGCAGTCCGTCCGCTTTCGTGGTCACGACGCCGGTGATCGTGGACGGGGCCTGCGCGGCGGCAGTGCCGCCGATCGCGGCAAAGAGAACGAGCATCGTGAGAAAACGGCCGGCAGTGCGCATCATGCCTCCTGGACGGGTGTCCGACGATCCTAATCCACAACGGTTGCGACATAATGCGGCCATGAAAACACTCATCACCGCCACGCTGATGGCCGTCACGCTCGCCGCGGCGCAGCCGCCCCAGGTCACCAGACCGACCGTGACCGGCGTCACCAACTTCGCCAGGCTCGATTCCACGATCGCGTGCGCCGGCGCGACGACGCTCGACGGCATCCAGGAAGTCGCCAAGCTCGGCTATAAGTCGATCATCAACCTGCGTGAGGCGTCGGAAGCCGGCGCCCAGGTGCAGGAATCGGCCGCGGCGGCGCGCGGCGCCGGGATCAAGTACGTCCACATCCCGATGAACCGCAACACGCCGGACCCGGCGGTCGCCGACCGCTTCCTCGAGGCGATCGTCGATCCGCAGGCGCAGCCCGTGTTCGTCCACTGCGGCAGCGGCAATCGCGCCGCGGCGATGTGGATGATCAAGCGCATGGTCGTGGACAAGTGGGACGCCGAGAAGGCCGGCACCGAAGCGGCGGCGCTCGGGTTGACCAACGCGCAGCTCAAACAGTTCGCGATCGATTACGCCGCGAAGAAGAAATGAGCTAGCCGCCGGTTCGCGACGAGGCCTCCGCCGCCAGCAGGTAGCGGTGCCAGCGATCGCGATCGGACGAGACCTGGAGCGGGTTCAGCGCCAGGAGCCCGGTGCGCCCGATCGACGCCTGCAGCGAGCGCAGCTCCTGCAGGCTGGCGTGCAGATCGGGCGTGACCGGGATCGCCAGTCCCGCGTCGCGCGCCAGCAGCATCGCCTTGGCCTGCACCGCCAGCTCCAGCTCGAGCCGCAGCAGGCAGAACATGTCCGCGACCACGATCCCGCCGAACCGCGCCCGCAGCTCCTGGAGATACGCGCCGAAGCGCGTGGCCGCGAACAGCTCGGACTTGATCAGATCGAGCAGCTCGATGTCGAGATCGAGGCCCGCACCCACCCACTCGCGCGTGGCGCGCTCGCTGCGCTGAAACGCGGCAATCATCAGCCACGGCATCACCATCAGCACCAGCAGCGTCAGCGCCAGCGGCGGCAGCGGCAGGTGATTGAACGCGGCATGGATGCCGATCACCAGGGCGAGACCCGGCGCCGCGGCGATCCACAGCCGCCGTTCGCCGCGGTCCATCATCGTCTTCACGCCGATGGCGAACAGCGCCGTCAGCGTGCCGTGCAGGGTCGCCGTGCCCAGGCCCCGCGCGAACCACAGCAGCAGCG
Encoded proteins:
- a CDS encoding TonB-dependent receptor, yielding MRTAGRFLTMLVLFAAIGGTAAAQAPSTITGVVTTKADGLPVPGAAVALVGSDVTVTTGNDGRYTIELPPAFVRAGKVQIKIDALGLPSRIIDVTLNTAAAATTQDVALSLGFEESITVGSRVIGAEAHKAVPVDVITSEQIASTGYAETAQVIQAIAPSFNFPRPTITDGTDTVRPATLRGLGPDQVLVLVNGKRRHQSALVHLNGSIGRGSTGVDLNAIPVSAIERIEVLRDGAAAQYGSDAIAGVINIVLKGGVSAPEVTSKFGLSTGSFVGNSCNAGGTSCQEGSTIDFSDGELFDAGGSWGLRLGQGSLTIAAEYRRHNRTNRASFDPRDQVVAGDAGNNSVPQPNHRWGDPDTRDTMTFVNAQVPLNGRQTRFFYAFGGFSRREANSAGFYRRANDVRNWPQIYPLGFLPEIRPTVIDASVAGGVRGAWNNWAWDASGSFGRNSFEFTIGNSLNVSLGPAIPPNQTEFDAGTLRLGQVVGNVDISRGFKVGSLAGPLNVAFGAEVRREQYEIEAGEPNSYNNGGVRNRAGGIAAIGAQVFPGFRPSNEVNESRHSQAAYVDVEGEVVNRLRLGFAGRTEHYSDFGGTVDGKVSARLEIDRRFVVRGSVSSGFRAPSLGQSFFSSTATNFVNLGQGLVPVESLTLPVTSAPARALGAADLKPEQSTHVSGGAVVSPIPGLDITLDFYRVAIDDRIVLSGNFTNDPRIDALLAPFGANSGRFFTNAIDTRTNGVDLTAAYRVALGTAGALRLQGGFNHTRTEIVGSVATPPQLAGFDQVLFDRIERRRIECGQPRDSVRANADWRLDRWGVNAMFSRFGEFCSFTARPADDQTYSPKWLTDLEASYRIGRELTLAVGAQNLFNIFPDRNITVNSFNGIQTFPSHSPFGMNGRTIYGRVAWKL
- a CDS encoding sulfur transferase domain-containing protein, encoding MKTLITATLMAVTLAAAQPPQVTRPTVTGVTNFARLDSTIACAGATTLDGIQEVAKLGYKSIINLREASEAGAQVQESAAAARGAGIKYVHIPMNRNTPDPAVADRFLEAIVDPQAQPVFVHCGSGNRAAAMWMIKRMVVDKWDAEKAGTEAAALGLTNAQLKQFAIDYAAKKK
- a CDS encoding PrsW family glutamic-type intramembrane protease; translated protein: MNVALAIVPVLILLALLQLMDTFKLVRLTAVLATIAAGALVALFCLPLHDWLLDATGMRLTTLTRYVAPLTEETLKGLVVIMLLWRRRIGFLVDGAVHGFAVGTGFAIVENIDYLSHLANAPLLLWFARGLGTATLHGTLTALFAIGVKTMMDRGERRLWIAAAPGLALVIGIHAAFNHLPLPPLALTLLVLMVMPWLMIAAFQRSERATREWVGAGLDLDIELLDLIKSELFAATRFGAYLQELRARFGGIVVADMFCLLRLELELAVQAKAMLLARDAGLAIPVTPDLHASLQELRSLQASIGRTGLLALNPLQVSSDRDRWHRYLLAAEASSRTGG